A window of the Harmonia axyridis chromosome 5, icHarAxyr1.1, whole genome shotgun sequence genome harbors these coding sequences:
- the LOC123680799 gene encoding mast/stem cell growth factor receptor-related protein Kit-like: protein MNRSIAVSVFFICAICTSTVASYQCNNNNSTNESSSSFPNKIFQKNVKIDRKEDPDQRTQLRIRLWPTKDYLENTCKVILSSEGNNCFIHSEQIFNLKESVTIPSLKKSDEYLKPGCNYSLVFIVENFCVQTYYQIPEKRPCEHFPLEDTFDTFPNKILDDVSIYAYRKNAIRLNISFSVKPEYINSSGSIVISSKVPRCNHREEFLFSLAETSLVIPRAEFPHSFIDVGCDYMIDFELNDGYCVTTNYKVPDLCIGNKPNAEITDVVKEENGRYKIRWNYKTNERNKTYPIINIGYRLEDVPYSVFNNHMITGNNFSSNYTYLNFSGLKKNGMYRLVATFINEKECSNVSSFDFEVKGEPGMLIVIIASSILLFTIVPTICICIPCLRSRIVHFSKHLFGKQKQVPLPRSDDDKNIMRRRIEYNTLYVPLELQNCDKFEFSLKFQKLEFEPNSEPKPGNFGQVYRARAYGLNTVKGFTTVAVKMVKDNASEDEIQALKEEISTLRKIASHGNHENVVKMLACCSIKKPYMILLEFVACGDLKSYLKDLRNEWLLRKRNGHFIFPGDATSNGSYISPNTRTISETSSSLPSPTETESTVLFDDTDDSPLPPTTPSKITPALSNDELQNFAIQIARGMAFLESISLVHRDLAARNVLINENRILKISDFGMSRIGDYVHRNDGPQPLRWMAPESIEKFTCTSKSDVWSFGVVLWEIGTLGAFPYDSISNDCILEYLLYSLKREIRLMRPEICTDELYSLMLKCWSLKPEERPSFQQIVDHLNGKNKKIYLDFRKLSPAYVFPPTKES, encoded by the exons ATGAATAGGTCGATAGCTGTGAGCGTATTTTTCATCTGCGCGATATGTACTTCGACAGTG GCCTCATACCAATGCAACAACAATAATTCGACAAATGAAA gtTCATCGTCATTtccaaacaaaatatttcaaaaaaatgtgaaaatcgATCGAAAAGAAGATCCAGATCAAAGAACTCAATTGAGAATCAGGCTTTGGCCTACAAAAG attatcTCGAGAATACATGTAAAGTTATACTTTCATCTGAAGGTAATAACTGCTTCATTCATAGTgaacaaatattcaatttgaag gaaTCAGTAACTATTCCCAGCTTAAAAAAGTCCGACGAATATTTGAAACCAGGATGCAATTACAGCTTAGTTTTCATAGTTGAAAACTTCTGCGTACAGACGTATTATCAAATTCCag AGAAAAGACCATGTGAACATTTTCCTTTGGAAG ATACTTTCGATacatttccaaataaaattCTGGATGATGTATCAATATATGCATATAGGAAGAATGCAATTCGACTCAATATATCATTTTCTGTGAAACCag aatatattAATAGCAGCGGATCCATCGTCATTAGTTCTAAGGTACCACGTTGTAATCACCGAGAGGAATTTCTTTTCAGTTTAGCA GAAACTAGCTTGGTCATACCAAGAGCTGAATTCCCTCACAGTTTTATTGATGTAGGATGCGATTACATGATAGATTTCGAACTGAATGACGGATATTGTGTGACAACAAATTACAAAGTTCCAGACTTATGTATAGGAAATAAACCAAATGCCGAAATAACGGACGTGGTGAAAGAAGAAAATGGGAGATATAAGATAAGATGGAATTATAAGACAAATGAGAGAAACAAGACTTACCCAATTATAAATATAGGATATAG gTTAGAAGATGTACCTTACAGTGTGTTCAACAATCATATGATCACTGGAAATAACTTCAGCTCTAACTAcacttatttgaatttttctggcttaaaaaaaaatggcatGTACCGATTAGTAGCTactttcatcaatgaaaaagaATGTTCTAACGTTTCTTCGTTTGATTTCGAAG TTAAAGGAGAGCCTGGCATGCTTATAGTTATTATTGCCTCTTCTATTCTGTTATTCACTATCGTTCCAACAATATGTATATGCATTCCATGTCTTCGTTCAAGAATTGTACatttttcaaaacatttatTTGGGAAACAAAAACAAGTTCCTCTTCCAAGGTCAGATGATGATAAAAACAT CATGCGCAGAAGAATTGAATACAACACATTATATGTTCCTTTAGAATTACAA aacTGCGACAAATTCGAGTTTTCcttgaaattccaaaaattgGAATTCGAGCCGAACTCAGAACCAAAACCAGGTAATTTTGGACAAGTATATAGAGCAAGAGCTTATGGTCTCAACACAGTAAAAGGTTTCACCACTGTTGCTGTAAAGATGGTGAAAG ACAATGCAAGCGAAGACGAAATACAAGCGCTAAAAGAAGAAATTAGTACGTTGAGGAAAATTGCATCACATGGAAACCATGAAAATGTTGTGAAAATGTTAGCATGTTGTTCAATTAAAAAACCATATATGATACTTCTCGAGTTTGTAGCATGTGGTGATCTGAAAAGCTATCTGAAAGATCTCAGGAACGAGTGGCTGCTCAGAAAGAGGAATGGACATTTCATTTTTCCAGG CGATGCAACAAGCAATGGCTCATATATATCTCCAAATACCAGAACAATCAGTGAAACTTCATCAAGTCTTCCGTCTCCAACAGAAA CGGAATCAACTGTTCTGTTCGATGATACTGATGATAGCCCACTTCCTCCTACAACACCAAGTAAAATAACCCCAGCTTTGAGTAATGATGAGCTTCAGAACTTTGCAATCCAAATAGCTCGTGGCATGGCATTTCTAGAGAGCATATCATTAGTTCACAG agaTCTCGCAGCACGAAATGTGTTGATAAATGAAAACCGAATCCTGAAAATTTCGGATTTTGGAATGTCAAGAATAGGAGACTACGTCCATAGAAATGACGGCCCACAACCATTGAGGTGGATGGCACCagaatcaattgaaaaattcaccTGCACCAGCAAGAGCGACGTTTGGTCTTTTGGTGTAGTTCTCTGGGAAATAGGAACACTAG GTGCCTTTCCCTACGACAGTATTTCAAATGACTGCATTTTAGAATATCTCTTGTACAGTTTGAAAAGAGAAATAAGACTGATGCGTCCAGAAATCTGCACAGACGAATTATATTCGTTGATGTTGAAGTGTTGGTCATTAAAACCAGAGGAGAGACCAAGTTTTCAACAAATTGTCGATCACCTAAACggcaaaaataagaaaatatatttagaTTTCCGAAAACTGAGTCCAGCCTATGTATTCCCGCCTACAAAAGAATCATGA